TCACTTAGTTGTAGTTGTAGATGAATATGGAGGCACCTCTGGCATTGTTACACTTGAAGATATTTTAGAAGAAATAGTTGGTGATATAAGCGATGAATTTGACCAAGAAGATATTATTTACTCCAAACTTGATAATAACACATACATATTTGATGGAAAGACATCATTAAACGATTTTTACAGAGTGTTTAATATTGATGGAAAAGAATTTGAAAAAAACAAAGGAGAATCTGACACTTTAGCTGGATTTTTACTTGAAAAAATTGAAAAAATACCAGAGGAGGGGCAAAGTATTCAATTTCAAAAATTCAAATTTATAATCGAGAAAATTAACAAAAAACGAATTGTTTCAATCAAAACCTTACTTTCAAAATAATGAGATATATACTTATAATAATCATCCTGCTTAGTAGCTGTAAAGAACGCTTTAGTCCCAAGCCCAAAGGTTATATGAGAATTGATCTCGAAAATAAAATTGACTCACTATTTCAACCATTAAGTTGTCCTTTTAAGTTCACCGCACCCAATTATTTTAGTGTAGAATATAAAATGCAAACATGCTGGATAGATCTAACATATCCCAAACATCGTGCAACTATTCACTTAACATATAAACCCATCGATAATAATCTTTTTCAACTAATTGAAGACTCGCGACAAATTGTATATAAGCATACAGTCAAAGCCGATGCAATCAAAGAAAAA
This genomic interval from Flavobacteriales bacterium TMED191 contains the following:
- the gldD gene encoding gliding motility lipoprotein GldD; this translates as MRYILIIIILLSSCKERFSPKPKGYMRIDLENKIDSLFQPLSCPFKFTAPNYFSVEYKMQTCWIDLTYPKHRATIHLTYKPIDNNLFQLIEDSRQIVYKHTVKADAIKEKVYNNFNHKTFGTLYDIHGQTASAVQFHITDSNQHFLRGSLYFHASPNQDSLSTISQSIREDILKIIETLKWEDEADEEALKTDK